In Glycine max cultivar Williams 82 chromosome 4, Glycine_max_v4.0, whole genome shotgun sequence, the genomic stretch CATCTAATAATTTATTGTAAGAAACCCtggtgatttttatttttcttccgaACATCATGTCTGGGTTTAATTTGCACCTTGAGTAGCATAAAGCATACCTGAATGAGGATTCATGGCTTCTATTAGTTGGTCTAGCGCTTCATCCAACTTACCAGGAAAatcattaagaaaaattaattggcAGACTAAAAGGTTGTTCAAGAAGCATTATTGAGATACTTTTATTAATTGCAACAATTACTAAATCCCGAAGTTTTCGCCATCTTTCAGTCAATTGTAAGTCAAAAAGCACAAAGGAAACCCCCTCTCCCTTTCCCCCTTTTTCCCAATCATATctcaattatataattttagatgTTTACATGAAATGGAACCTAAAAGCCAAatgccacaaaaaaaaaagggtgtgCCAAATGCTTAGAGACAATGGTACCTAACTTAAGGCAACAAACAAGAGGCAAAAAACCTCTGTCTCATACTCTCTCGCAACAACCAAccctccaaaaaaaatataaggagaTGCTTGGTTTggatattttctgttttcatttttactagaaataaaaatgatgatgaaaatgtatttggttggatttctattttcattttcggtaaaaatatttttccaaacaaaccaaaaactggaaacaataaaatcttattttcaatGTTTTCAGTTTGAAACCAGTAACCTCATTCTGGGTAAAATGAAAACGTGGTgacaagaaatataattttaagcaaatctaaaaatacatttctttttgaaaacgcatttttagtgtttttattttttgaaagcagaaaacaagaagtcaaaccaaatatgttttcagaattttaatcttttgaaaataaaaatagttttcagaaaatgaaaacagagaataaaaatacaaaccaaacacaccataAGTTAACACGAATCATATACAAATTGAAAATTGCAAACCCTATGTTACAGAATAGAAACAACGATTAATGGACAAAAAATATTACGTTCATCTCCATGAAGGCATTTTCTCAATTTAGGTGAAGTTATCACAATAGAAACAATGATTCATATCAAACACAAATGAAATCATAGGATTAAACCCTTAGCGTtaacattaatgaaaaataattaagtgaataaagagataaaaatatcttcaataaaagatcaaaatttataattttagttaattttttttgtgaactCTGCATTGTCACGTGACTTTAAATATCTGTCTAATTTTTTAAtccaattaaatatcaaattttatgattttaaattactttttatagTTTCCACGAGGAATtaccttttaatatttattagaacAATAAAAGAATAAGTCTATACTGAAAGgttggattaatttttttattcgcaTGCTAATCTTAAAATATTCTTCTACAAGAAGGGTCTTGTCATGGTGGAGATCAAATCCCTTCCTCTAAAAGCAAATCTTAACAAGATGAGTTCTTGTATTTAAGATCAATGTGTAATAACACCTATTAAAAATGTACTAAGAAAAGAATAACtttgaaataataatacaaataactagtagatttaatgtgattaactgtttttcaaattaattaaaattatcttataattaaagacgaaaacagaaaaaaaaatttaattgtttgaatTAGAATGTTAATAGTATCAATTCTCAAGTAACACTGGGTATGCCTTTGGTGCCAAGTTCACGAGTTGTGTGACCTTAATTGCATCAACAATTAACATGCATCCCGGTCAGAGGGTCAGTGGCCATTGGTGTTCTTGTGAAGCATCACCTAGCCCTGAAaaagtgttatatataattaatgagaACAGCATGCGGAATGCGGCGGGAAGGCAAACCCAGAAATATATAGCGGAGGTCGTGAGACCAATTAATATGGGTTGGTGAAAAATAACATTGGTAATGGTAGGTGTTGCTGTGGTGGTTGAAATACTAGTACTAATCACTCTCCAACTGCTACACAAATAGTAGTAATACCTCCCGCAACAtgatcattttcctttttcaaccACCAGTGAATCGTCGTACATATAATTTGTCCCATGATTTAAGTCAGTAACGGTGGCAGGGTTACGCTTTGGCAAATTCAATGCTCTCCTGCTTGATCCTTCCACCATTTAAGTAGCCAGCGGCACCGTTTAATTTTGGGCAGGTTGCAATATTTGCAAATGAGATGAATTCCCACATAATAATAGACTAGTTAGGAAACCAAAATCCCCCTATTACTGGctgattcaagaatcaagtcaCTCTGATTCTAGTAAATCGTTCAAATATGACTCCATGGTGTGGTGATATGAACACTATATCTTTCCATTTTGAATAAGATCCGTAGTGGATTCTGATTGCCCGACAACTTATCtcgaaaaaaaatgaatcttttCTTGATTACGATTCTTGCCTCCCTCCGGTGGTTTGAAGACCTTCATtctcaatcaaagaaaaaatctCTAAGTTTTCCTAGCTTGAACATTACCAATACTTAAATATACTGGTTACCAGTctcttataattatatatataccttGAAAGGCTTAGCAACCAATATAGAAATGGTAGCCAAAAGCATGGGATAACGTAGCGTATAAAtcgcaatatatatatatatatttaattgcaAAATGAAAACAGTGCGCGTGTTTAGTGAGGTATACATACACagatttatcatttataaatttaattatagacaaattttttctaagagcacttatattagaagaaaaataacaacataaaataaaaaaaatactttttcataaactaaaattaatttatacataaattatttaataaattcttttcatattaactttttttcagaatttatttttaacttgtgGATAAGTTAATTTATCTTATGAAAaaggttttcctttttttctttttattttgttttcttatagtTACAGATAGAAAAGTTTATTCAAACAAGGCCTAAATCTTTTATTAAATTCACGACAAAGGAAACCACACATTTGATTTTCCAAATAATTATGATCAAGAATGATACACACAATATGATGTGttgagtaaaaaagaaaaaaagaaagaaagaaaaatccacaCTATGGCAATCTCACTCATATTTCTTGGccaaagcaagaaaaaaaaaaaaaaaccttgttgTAATCGACCTTTTTGCTCTTCACGCTTCCCAGTGAAAAAGATACGAACAATTTCTGGGACTTGAAACTCTGTAGCATTCCTCCTATGTATCCAACACAGAGCAAACCTCTTCACTCTTGCTTTTTCTCAAGATGAGAGACATCTTTTCTGtagtatatatatgttttttatttacaaaaagcTGTACGCCAATTATAGTAACTAATCAAGGGTTGGGATTGGCAACAAAGTATGCTAAAATCCCAACAAATGGTGCATTAATGTATGTGGTTGGTTCGGACTTCCTAAAATCAGCCCTATCATCCTCATACACATCATCTTCTCCGGGTCCTCCCACAATGGCTCCCACGAGAACATTAGGATTAGGATTGCTTGAGTTGAAGTAGATTGAGCCTTCTTTGCAGGCAATGAACTGAGGATGGTCCTTAATAGAGGGTAAAGAGGAGCCACGATGGTGAATATGTTGCGGATACTTGTTGCTGTAGCCAACCATGTAGGACATACGCATTGGGTTATCTCCCAAAATGTAATCAACTTGCTTCTTAGCATGCTGGCGAAGTGTTTGTGCGTTAACATAGATGTTCCCACAATTTATGGTTTGCGAAGTGCGAGATAGGTAATTGGCGTAAACCAATTCAAGGAAAGCAATTGAAGTTGCATGTTGCAAGTTGCTGCCCCCAGGCCTGTATATGAGTCCACCGGGAGTGTACTCTATATGTGAACTTGATGTTTCGGGTATGAGTGTGCACAGAAAGCTCTCTGCTGAAGTCTTGTAGGATTCAAGAGACATTACGTTTCCATCTAGAACTTCctaaaaatggtaaattttgttaggaaaatgattattaattcATACCCCCTTCAATTTGTATGCGAAAATTATGTGATGATATATATGGTCACTTAATTTCAATATTGATTCAATTGATGATCATAAGAGGGAAAATATATGGGAGGCTGACCTTGGAGACAAGAACATTAAGGCCAGCATGTTTGTTGTCCCAACCAAACTCATTTATATTGTCTTCAGCACCAAGGGTTTTACCATTGCTTTGAATGTAGTTGAGGAAATTTTCATCCTGAGTGGCCCTCCTTAGCCATGCGGCTCCCCATAACAATTCGTCCTGTTAATGTAAAGTAAATGACAATTGACGTGTCAAATCGAAGTGATTCCAAGTACACAAATTGCCACAATAATGAACTCTTTCTGACACATAATTACATAATGTATATTGCTtacaaataatataatgtttGTCCAATATAGTTTGATGCTGATTGAAAAATCTTTAGTCACATGTGTTACTTTGAGACGGACCCTAAGATTCTCGTGACCCATGTAAATTTAACTCTTTCATTAATGAGTCATGCTCATGTGAATGGGATAATATCAGGATGGAAACAAGTATTTTTAAATCTTCTTAAGTAGTCtcttaataactttttaattattaaataaagaaaatgttaaaatattttaaaatttaaatatatttagtttttaagttaatctcatttttctaaaattattaaaaaccatAGGTCTATCTAAAGTAAAACcaacaacttaaaaattataggtCTATCTAAAGTAAAAAACCATCATAAATTTAATCCAATATTTCTAGTTAAATGCTAAGATCTTTTTACCATAAACAAAAGTTCACCTTAGACACTTCCTATAGGTCCATATCTAAAGTAAAAACCAACAAATTAACATGGTATAATTGAATTTTGCATGATATATGGCTTCGTCTTTAGTTGTCAGCTCAGTCTTTTACTAGTACTAATATTATGTAAAGGCAATATCATTGTGAATTGACCATATATCCTTTTCAACGTCTCATGCATTGAAACTTAAAAACAGTATCCTTTAAGGCTTTTATTAAAGTCCATTGCatctaaaaggaaaaaaagcaaTCCCAAGTGAATTAATTACCTGATAACCATCGAAGTCACAATAATATGGGCAAACACCACTCCTAACATCAGCATTGTCACTGTAGGCACCCCTATAGGTATCTGCAAATTGAAAGGCCTTAGCAGCATTTCGAAGCAAAGTGTCTGAATAACCAGGATCCGATGAACGAAAAGCCATTGATGCAGCAGCTAGTGCCGCAGCAGTTTCACCAGCTACATCTGAAGCTGGGTTTGGTGCATCAACAGCATACACTGTCCTGCTTGTGTCCATGTCCTCAGGCCTTTCCCAACAATTGTGGTCAGAGATTGGATCACCCAcctacataaattattttttttatcagttggTGCTTTAACCTAACTAGTGATTTAAAgatattggttaatttttttctaaaaaaattatgtaaattacagaaaaacgtaaaaataattatagatagtataatttttcatctccaataattttttaagatcttcaaccaatattttttaagatacaGATTAATATTTGTCATGGTACGTCGATAACCGGTGCCCTGATTTTAATTATTCGTTAAATGCAACGGGAATTGAACACACTGGGATCCTTGGCGCGTTGGTCATGTATATTCGTCTGGTTTAGGTATCCAAatggaaaataaatgaaatttcgCATTCTGAAATCATGAGGACAGTTGATATCATAAAGTGATAAGCCTATGAAACTCACGGACTTCGAATCAAAAGTGGTCCACTCGTGCAAGACCAAAAAGACAAATAATTAGTAGCATAAAACTTTATAGTACTTActattttctaattataaaaaacgaATTTCAAGAATTTAGTTTAGGAAAAATCTAcgtgaaatttaatttaatgataaaaatacttgaaaataacttaaaaaaatgtattatgtttatgtacccaaaaaaaaaatatcatgtctAATGAAAAGTAGTTGTATGGCCAGATTATGccgtaaatttttattttaatttccactaAGAGGACCAATTCCATTTGAAAAAATAGTACTAGTAATGATAATGATTATTAATGAATCCTAATCCAAATTGTAACTAAAACACAATGTCGTTCGTGATTACAGGCACATAATTTGACGTTTGCTTCGGttatcaaaataacaaaatggaAAGCCACGTCATGATATGATTAATGAATAAACTGAAACGGGGCATAAATAATTGCAGGACGATTTAAGAGAGTGGGATACGGCCACGggcattatttttattgttgttcaataaaaattaaaattatacctCTCGTGTCTCTTCCTTTCACACTTGTCAGaattataataaacattaaaattactaatattaggCATTAGTATTAAACTCGTAAACATCAGTCTGAAATTCCATCAGTATAATGCTACGTGTAATGAAAAATAGTTATCATagaattaaattgaataagtaaaaatatgtattacGTGATTagtagttaataataaaaaacaaaaagagatggAGAGTCCATCCTTTGTGCCCGTGATCCATGATGAGTTAGGAGAATTTACGAAACAGccattggcaaaaaaaaaaaaaaaatacctgaaCGAAAATGCGGTTTGGCTGAGAAACAGTTTTGAGCAAATAATCGGTTGCCCAACGGATTGCGACCAAGGCGTTCCGGTGCTCGTTGGGAGGCATCATGTCTCCGAATTCGATGACGCTCCAGGACAGCATTGTGGTGGTGAATGCCATCGGAAACCCGAATTTGATGTTGTCGCCGGCGTCGTAGTAGCCGCCGGTGAGGTCGACGTTGTAGGTCCAGCCGTCGCCGAGGCCCGAATTGGCGCGCCAGTTCTGTCTCTGGTCTTGCGGCAAGAAACCCGAACGTTGGCCCTCGAAGAATAGGATTGCCTTGGACAATGCCTCCTGGTAATTGTGGGCGCTTCCTGAATTGAcgaaaagaagaataagaataatAGAATAGGCTCTGAAATTGGGAGGTGCCATTTTGGATTGTTAATTAACCGTCACCAGTGGCTTTTATTTATAATGCGGAGTGATGAGTCTTGAAAACCAAGTTTAGAGAGATTTGGAGGGAAGGGGATGTGTGACAGTGAGCCTCACATGCAAACAGTACCACAAATGCACAAATGTTGAGGTGAGGGACCTTTTATTTCCAGTAGTGGGccctttcttctatttttatttttttctgtcaCTCGGATtagttaacttattttaatattaccAACTTAATTACCTAATTTTATTGACActgataaataaattagttaGATTTTATAAAACGGATTAGAGGTAAGTATGATTCCAACCTTACAAGGGGTTCGTTTTGCTCATAATTTGCATAGGTTATGTGTCTCTTAATAAGTTCTTTCCTGTTTTGCATGACTTGTATGTTAAACAAGTTGATTTGAAATGAGTAAATTTGTTTTAGAGAAACTAAAACTATcgacaaaaaataattgaatggttaaaaattaaaattcgaAAAAGTTGaaggattaaaaatttaattaatccttATAGTATTAACTAATAAGAAAtgatctttaattattttatcatcaaatatatcaatttattaaattggatgaaagtgtaaaaaatgttTACATAGTGAATGCATGTATTAGTTATTCATTAGAGTATTGTTTATCCACTCATATACATACAAATCGATCTAGTTTAATACTAATTAACATTGGAATTATTTTGTAGAGTATACGGCTGGAATCTTATTGAAGAAGAAAGGTAAGAAGCCATGATCGATAGCAGAAATTTAAGATTTAACAATTGAGCAGACGGTTCACGTTGAGATTCGATGTAGTTTTGTGTGCTTTGCAGTTGCAGATTCTTAGGGGAGAATATGGGTTTTACAAGTAGTTAATTGGAAGTTGAAAAGATACAGTATAGTGGGTCATGGAGTGGAGTAGTGGATTCCAAAAACATACATGGTCGAGGACAAAGCCAAAGGgacaaaaatatatacttatcTCTCCATTCAAGGTAGCCAAAAGAGACGGTGCAcatttatttttggttcttcTTTAATCCCTCTCAAGCCAATTTGGTTTCCATAAAATATGAGTGAGAATAAAAAAGCATTGGCcttgtaaaaaaattggaattggTTCTTGCCATTTGGTGCATGCACTCAAAGAATTTTAATCTGCTTTAACATTCCGCAAATCCTAGAAGATCGATCCCAATTTTGATTACTTTAGACGCCAAGTACGTAAAATAAGGTTGGTGCCTGTACCCGCAGACTTTATATCACACAAATTCAACTTAACGGt encodes the following:
- the LOC100799911 gene encoding endoglucanase 24, giving the protein MAPPNFRAYSIILILLFVNSGSAHNYQEALSKAILFFEGQRSGFLPQDQRQNWRANSGLGDGWTYNVDLTGGYYDAGDNIKFGFPMAFTTTMLSWSVIEFGDMMPPNEHRNALVAIRWATDYLLKTVSQPNRIFVQVGDPISDHNCWERPEDMDTSRTVYAVDAPNPASDVAGETAAALAAASMAFRSSDPGYSDTLLRNAAKAFQFADTYRGAYSDNADVRSGVCPYYCDFDGYQDELLWGAAWLRRATQDENFLNYIQSNGKTLGAEDNINEFGWDNKHAGLNVLVSKEVLDGNVMSLESYKTSAESFLCTLIPETSSSHIEYTPGGLIYRPGGSNLQHATSIAFLELVYANYLSRTSQTINCGNIYVNAQTLRQHAKKQVDYILGDNPMRMSYMVGYSNKYPQHIHHRGSSLPSIKDHPQFIACKEGSIYFNSSNPNPNVLVGAIVGGPGEDDVYEDDRADFRKSEPTTYINAPFVGILAYFVANPNP